The following DNA comes from Cellulomonas soli.
AGGACCGCGACATGATGACGGCCATCTGCGAGGCCGTCGACGAGCTGTGCGCCGAGGGCGACGGCGACATCCTCGTGTTCCTGTCGGGTGAGCGGGAGATCCGGGACGCCGAGGACGCGCTGCGCGGGTCGCTCGGCCCGCGCGTGAGCGACCCGAAGCACCCGCGGGCCGTGGAGATCCTTCCCCTGTACTCGCGCCTGTCGGCCGCCGAGCAGCACCGGGTGTTCGAGCGGCACCAGACCCGCCGGGTCGTCCTGTCGACCAACGTGGCCGAGACGTCGCTGACCGTGCCGGGCATCCGGTACGTCGTCGACCCGGGCACGGCCCGCATCTCGCGCTGGTCGAAGGCCACCAAGGTGCAGCGGCTGCCCATCGAGCCGATCTCGCAGGCCTCGGCCAACCAGCGCTCGGGGCGGTGCGGGCGCGTCGCGGACGGCATCGCGATCCGCCTGTACTCGCAGGACGACTTCGACGCCCGGCCGATGTACACCGAGCCGGAGATCCTGCGCACCAGCCTGGCCTCGGTGATCCTGCAGATGATCGCCGTGGGCGTGGCCACCACCCCGGACGACGTGACCGCGTTCCCGTTCGTCGACCCGCCGGACGTGCGTGCGGTGCGTGACGGCGTGCAGCTGCTCACCGAGCTCGGAGCCCTGGCGGTCGGCAGCGACGGGGGTGGCACCCGCCTGACCGACACCGGCAAGGCCCTGGCGCAGCTGCCGATGGACCCGCGGCTGGCCCGGATGATCGTCGAGGGCGGCCGCCGCGGGGTGGCCCGCGAGGTCATGGTGATCGCCGCGGCCCTCTCGATCCAGGACCCGCGCGAACGCCCCGCGGAGGAGCGCGAGCGGGCCGACCAGCAGCACGCCCGGTTCGCCGACCCGACCTCGGACCTGTTGTCGTACCTGAACGTCTGGCAGTACGTGCGCGAGCAGCAGCGCGAGCTGTCCGGCTCGGCGTTCCGACGGATGTGCCGCGCCGAGTACCTCAACTACCTGCGGATCCGCGAGTGGCAGGACGTCGTCACCCAGCTGAAGGAGCTGGCCAAGCCGCTGGGCATCACGGTGAACCCACCGCGACGCGCGGCCACCCCGGCCGACTCCGACGCCGCGGCAGCCGCCACGGACGGGCCGCCGACACGCCTGGAGTGGGACGCCGACCTCATCCACCAGTCGGTGCTGTCCGGGCTGCTCTCGCACATCGGCATGCAGGAGGCCACCGAGGTCCAGGCCTCGCGCGGACGCACCGGGCCCGACGCGCGCGGCGGCCGCCCGGACCGCCGTGGCCGCAACGAGTACCTGGGTGCCCGCGGGGCACGGTTCGCGATCTTCCCCGGGTCGGGCCTGGCCCGGAAGCCCCCCGCGTGGGTCATGGCCGGTGAGCTCGTCGAGACCTCGCGCCTGTGGGGGCGGGACGCGGCGCGCATCCAACCGGAGTGGGCCGAGGAGCTGGGCGCGCACCTGGTCAAGCGCACGTACTCCGAACCGGCGTGGTCGACCAAGCAGGGTGCCGCGACCGCCACCGAGAAGGTGCTGCTCTACGGGGTGCCGATCGTCGCCGGCCGCCGCGTCCTGTACTCCAAGGTCGACCCCGAGCACGCCCGCGAGCTGTTCCTGCGGCACGCACTCGTGCAGGGCGAATGGACCACCCACCACCAGTTCTTCCACGAGAACCGCCGCCTGCTGGCCGAGGCCGAGGGGCTCGAGGCGCGCGCGCGACGGCGTGACCTGGTGGTCGACGACGACGTGCTGTTCGACTTCTACGACGAGCGCGTTCCCGACGACGTCGTCTCCGCCCGGCACTTCGACCAGTGGTGGAAGCAGGCTCGGCGCAGCACGCCCGACCTGCTCTCGTTCACGCGCGAGCTGCTCGTGGCCGACGGCGCCGAGGCGATCGATGAGCAGTCGTTCCCCTCGCGCTGGCCGCAGGGCGACCTGAGCCTGCCGCTGACCTACCAGTTCCAGCCCGGCACCGAGGCCGACGGCGTCACCGTGCACATCCCGCTCGTCTCGCTCGCGCGCGTGCGCCCCGAGGGGTTCGACTGGCTGGTGCCCGGGCTGCGCGCCGAGCTGGTGACCGCGACGATCCGGGCGCTGCCCAAACCCGTGCGCGTGCAGCTGGTGCCGGCGCCCGACGTCGCGGCGGCGGTCGACGCATGGATGGACGAGCACCTGGCGTCGTGGGAGGACACGGTGCGCGCCGGGGACGCCGCACCCTCGTTCCACGACGCGTTCCGACAGGCCGTCCGCTCGATGCGTGATGTGGACGTGCCCGAGGACGCGTTCGACGACACGAAGCTGCCCGCGCACCTGCGGATGACGTTCCGGGTGGTCGGCGACCGCGGCGGGGTGGTCGACGACGGCAAGGACCTGCTGGTGCTGCAACGACGCCACGCGGCACGCGCGCAGGACGCGGTCTCCTCGGCGGTCCGGACCGCGCTGCGGGCGGCGATGGAGGAGGCCACGGTCGACGCCTCCACGACGGCGGCCGACTCGGGCAGGTCCGGGGACGGGACGTCCGCGAGCGCCGGGAGCGGTCCGTCCGGTGCCGCCCGTCCGGTCGCACCCTCGAGCCCGCCGCCACCCGCGGCCGTCGAGCGCACGGTCGTCACCTCGTGGGCCGACGTGCCCGGCGGCACGCTGCCCGAGGTCGTCGAGACCAGCGGCCAAGGCGGTGTCGTCGTGCGCGCGTTCCCCACGCTCGTCGAGGAGGGCACGTCCGTGGCGCTGCGGGCCCTGGCGGACGAGCAGCGGGTCGCCGGCGCCCACCGGCTCGGCCTGCGTCGCCTGCTGCTGACCGAGACCGCCCTGGCCTCCGCCCGCATCACCACGCGGTGGACCGGGACGCAGGCCCTCGCCCTGGCCGCGAGCCCGTACCCCAGCACGCAGGCGCTGGTCGCCGACGTGCAGCTGGCGGCCGTCGACCGGCTGATGAGCACGCACCTGGCCGGCGCGGACGCCACGACCGTGCGCGACGCCGAGACGTACGCGGCCCTGCGGACCGCGGTGCGCGCAGGCCTGGAGGACGCCGTGCACGCCGTGGTCACCGACCTCGTCGCCGTGCTGGTCGCCTGGCGGGAGCTCGACGCGCAGGTGCGCGGCACGAGCAGCCTCGCCCTGCTCGCCACGTTGCAGGACGTCCGCGCCCAGTCCGCCGACCTGGTGCACGACGGCTTCGTCTCCGAGGTCGGCGCGGACCGTCTGCCGCACCTGGCCCGCTACCTGCGCGCCGCCGCCTACCGGCTGACGAAGGCCGCCGACAACCCGGTCCGGGACGGCGACCTGGCCTGGCAGGTGCAGGAGTCCGCCGACCTGCTCGCGGCGGCCGTCGCGAAGGCCCGCACGGCCACGCCGGACCCGGCGCGGGACGCGGCTCTCGACGACGTGCGGTGGATGGTCGAGGAGCTGCGGGTCAGCCTGTTCGCGCAGCAGCTCGGCACGCCAGGGCCGATCTCGCCGACCCGGATCCGCAAGGCCCTCGCCTCGCTCGGCTGATCCGGACCGGCACAGCCGGGGCGGACGCCGTCAGGGCGCCAGCAGCGTGCGCCCGTCCTCGGTGATCGGCCAGGACGGGTTGTGCGCGATCTCCCAGCAGTGCCCGTCGGGGTCGGCGAACAGCCCGTTGTACCCGCCCCAGAAAGTCGCCGCGCCCGCGCGCAGCAGGGTCGCGCCCGCGTCGACCGCCTCCTGCAGCACCGCGTCGACCTCGGCGGGGCTGCGCACGTTGTGGGCGAGCGTGATGCCGCCCCAGCCGCCGGTGTCGCTCACCCCGGTGTCCTCCGCGAGCGCCGCGCGGCTCCAGAGGGCGACCACGATGCCGCCGGCCTGGATGAACACGATGTCGGCCTCGTCGTTGCCGAGGTCGGCGCGCGAGCGCCAGCCGAGCGCCGCGTAGAAGGCGTGCGCGCGCGGCACGTCCGCCACGCCGAGGGTCACCAGGGACAGTCGTTGCTCCATGCCGTCGACCGTAGGCGCCCGGTCCGACACGGTCACCCGACCGCCCGTCCCCCGCCTACCGGTCCGCCGCGTGCCGGGCCCGGACATCGCAACTAGTCCTACTCGTCGTAGTCGAGGGTGCCGTCCTCGTTGACCACCAGACGCCAGTCGGGACACGCGGGCTTCTCGACCCGCCCGACGAGGTCCCCGTCCTCGGTCTTGACCACTATCGCCGTCCCCAGGCACTCCTCCGTCGCGACTTCGTTGACCGAGTCGCTGGAGACGACCACGTCGTAGGGGCCGCCGGCGCCTTCGAGTGTGATGACTACGGTCTCGTCGAGCCGGCTCCTGAAGTACACCGCGGAGTAGCCGGCGTCGTAGACGCACCCGGTCAAGAGCCCGAGCGCCACGATGCCTCCCCGGACCGCGATGTGGGGCCTCATGTCGGCACCTCCTCGTCGGGTCGTGCTCGCTTCATCGTCATCGTGGTTCGGACCGCTCTTCCGGGGTGCTCGCGGTGGTGGTGGGGGTGGTGTGGGTGAGGTCGGAGATGGCGAAGATGCCCACGGCACCGCCGGGGTTGGGTGGGGCACTAGTCCTGTTCGGCGTAGTCGAGGGTGCCGTCCTCGTTGACGACCAGGCGCCAGTCGGGGCACGCGGGCTTCTCGACCCGCCCGACCAGGTCCCCGTCCTCGGTCTTGACCACGATCGCCGTCCCCTTGCACTCGTCGATCGCGAGCTCGTTGTACGAACTGCCGCCGACGACCACCTCGTTCGGCGTGCCTGCGCCTTCGAGTGTGATGACGACGGTGTCGTCGAGCCGGTTCTCGTAGGACACCGCGGTGTAGCCCGCGTCGTAGACGCACCCGGACAGGAGCCCGATCACCGCAAGGCATCCGGCGGCGGCCGCTGATCGCCGTGTCACGACGACAGTCCGAGGATGCGGGCGATCCGCCGCGTGCCGAGCCCGGACATCGGAGCTAGTCCTGTTCGTCGTAGTCGAGGGTGCCGTCCTCGTTGACCACCAGACGCCAGTCGGGGCACGCGGGCTTCTCCACCCGCCCGACCAGGTCGCCGTCCTCGGTCTTGACCACGATCGCCGTCCCCTTGCACTCGTCTGTCGCGAGCTCGTTGTACGAGTTGTTGCCGCCGACGACCACCTTGTTCGGCGTGCCTGCGCCTTCGAGTGTGATGACGACGGTGTCCGCGAGCCGGTTCTCGTAGGACACCTTCGGGTAGCCGGCGTCGTAGACGCACCCGGTCAGGAGTCCGAGCGCTGCAAGGCCTCCCAGGGCCGCGATGTGTCGTTTCAAGCCGGCACCTCCTCGTCGAGTCGTGCTCGCTTCATGATCATCGTGGTTCAGACCGCGCTTCCTGGGGTGCTCGCGGTGGTGGGGGTTGTGTGGGTGAGGTCGGAGATGGCGAAGATGCCCACGGCGCCGCCGGGGTTGATGGGTTCGGCCAGGGCGTAGAGGGCCGGGTCGATGTCACCGATAGCGTTCAGGGCGGCGCTGCTGGTGCGGGTCACGCCGACGTCGAGGGTGAAGGACGGCGCGGTCGGAGATGCGCGCATCGCTGCTAGTCCTCGGTGTAGTCGAGGGTGCCGTCGTCGTTGACCACCAGGGACCAGTCAGGGCACGCGGGTTCCTCGACCCGCCCGACCAGGTCGCCGTCCTCGGTCTTGACCACGATCGCCGTCCCCAGGCACTCGTCGGTCCCGAGCGAGTTGGACGAGTCGCCGCCGACGACCACCTCATACGGCCCGCCTGCGCCTTCGAGCGTGACGAGGACGGTCTGGTCGAGCCGGTTCTCGTAGGTCACCTGCGGTCTTGCCGCGTCGTAGACGCACCCGGTCAGGAGCCCGAGCGCGGTCAGGCATCCCACGGTTGCGATCTGTCGCTTCATGCCGGCACCTCCTCGTCGGGTCGTACTCGCTTCATGGTCATGATGGTTCAGGCCGGGCTCGCTGCGCTGCTGCTGGTGGTGGTGTGGGTGAGGTCGGAGATGGCGAAGATGCCCACGGCACCGCCGGGGCCGCGGGGTTCGGCCAGGGCGTAGAGCGCCGGGTCGATGTCACCGATGGCCGCCAGGGCGGCGCTGCTGGTGCGGATCGCTCCCTTGTTCGAGCAGCCCCCTGACCAGGCCCGACGCCCCGAACCTAGAACCGTGCGCCGTCCAGGAGCCAGGAAGTCACCCGGCCGGCCCAGCGTCGCCACGCACCAGGCGTCGTCCTGTCCTGCCCGTCGCCTGTCAGTGACTCAGGGCAGGATCGGACGATGGACGTCGACCCGCACCGGACACCGCGCTGCTTCGGCGACGGCGACCCCCTCTACGAGCGCTACCACGACGAGGAGTGGGGCGTCCCCGTGCACGACGAGCACGCGCTGTACGAGCGGCTCGCGCTCGAGGGCTTCCAGTCGGGGCTCGCGTGGATCACCGTCCTGCGCAAACGAGAGTCGTTCCGGGCGGCGTTCGCCGGGTTCGACCCGGTGGTGGTCGCGGACTACGACGAGCACGACGTCGAGCGGCTCCTGGGTGACGCCGGGATCATCCGGCACCGCGGCAAGATCGAGGCGACGATCTCGAACGCCCATGCGCTCGTCGCGCTGCACGAGGCCGGTCGCACGCTCGACGAGGTGCTGTGGTCGTTCGCGCCGCCGGTCGGCGCCCGCGTGCGGCCGACGACGTGGCGGGACGTGCCGTCGGTGACGGACGGGTCGAAGGCCATGGCCAAGGAGCTGCGTCGGCTCGGCTTCCGTTTCGTCGGCCCGACGACCGCCTACGCGGCGATGCAGGCGTGCGGACTGGTGGACGACCACCTGGCGAGCTGCCCGGTGGTGCGCCCCGCCGCGGCCTGACGTCACCCGTTTGCCGCACGACTTGCGGGGTGATTGTTCCGCGCGGTTCCTGGCCGTCCACGGGCTCTCTGCTTAGAGTGCGGCCATGACCGACGTGCCCGAGCCCGCAGGCTGCCCGCCGGCCGACCGGGACGTGCAGAAGGTGCTGCGCGGCGAGTCGGTCGCCGACGCCAAGGACGTCGAGGTGCTGGCCGCGGTGCAGGACGCCCTGCTGTCGGTGCCGGCCGGCTCTCCGACCTCGTGGTTCGAGGTGCCGAAGCAGCGTCGGCCGAAGCTCGGCGGCGACCTGACGCAGCGTCGTACGAGCTGACGCACCACCGCCAGGGACGCGCCTCCCGGGCGTTGTCCTCCGGACGGACCGCTCCGCGACCCCACCTGTCTCGCATGCCGAGCCTGGTTGCCCACGATGTGATCGTCGTTCTACCATCGGCACAACCATCCAGAGCGGCCGAGAGACCTGGCTCGTCGACGCCGCAGCAACCCCCCTCATGACGAGGGTGTGGGTGCTTCCGCCAGGGTCGATGGAGTTGACGATGAACGACCCCGCAGTCTGTCGCACCCCCCGGGCCGGCCGGCGATGAGCGCCGCGACCGCCACGGCCCCCCGCGCCCTCACCGCACCGGTCGACCGCCCGACCGTCTCGTTCGAGCTCTTCCCCCCGCGCAACCCGGATGCCGCCCCCAAGCTCTGGGCGACGATCCAGGCGCTGGAGTCGGCGCGCCCCGACTTCGTCTCGGTGACGTACGGCGCGTCTGGCCGCACCCGGCAGACCACCCGCCAGCTCGTCCGGCGGCTGCTGCGCGAGACGTCGCTCAACCCGATCGCCCACCTGACCTGCGTGGACAGCTCGCGTGAGGAGACCACGACGATCGTCGAGGAGTTCCTCGACGAGGGCGTCCGCTCGTTCCTGGCGCTGCGCGGCGACCCGCCCGCCGACGCCGTCGACTGGCACCCGCACCCCCAGGGCCTGCACACCGCCGCCGACCTCGTCGAGCTGCTCCGCGAGATCGAAGGGCGGCGTTGCGCCGTCTCACCCGCGCAGGCCGTGCGCGCCACGGTGCGCCCGTTGTCGGTGGCCGTCGCCGCGTTCCCGCGCGGCAACCACGCCACGGGCGGCACGCGCGCGCAGGACGTCGCCTCGCTGCTCGCCAAGCAGCAGGCCGGCGCCGACTTCGCGATCACGCAGGTGTTCTTCGAGGCCGACGCCTACCTGGGCCTGGTGGCCGAGGCCCGCGAGGCCGGGGTCACCATCCCGATCATCCCGGGGATCATCCCGACCACCGACCCCGACCGCCTGCTGCGCGTGCAGGACCTCACCGGTGTGCCCGTGCCGCGCGCCCTGCTCGACGTGCTCGGTGGCGCGGACGACGAGACCGAGCGACACCGCCGCGGCATCCGCGCGTGCGTGGACCTGGTCAACGGCGTGCTCGACGGCGGCGCCCCCGGCGTGCACGTCTACACGTTCAACCAGCACCGCGCCGCACTCGACCTGCTCGAAGGAGCCCACCTGGGCGGCTCCGGCGAGGCACGACAGCCCCTCTGACCCCCGGCAGCACTGACCGCAAGGAACACGACATGACCACCAGCACCACCCCCGTCTTCCCCGCGGGCTCCGTCCTCGGCTACCCGCGCATCGGCCCGCGCCGCGAGCTCAAGAAGGCCATCGAGGCGTTCTGGGCCGGGCGGTCCTCGGCCGACGAGGTCGAGGCCGTCGCCGCCGACCTGCGCCGCCGCACGCGCAACCGCCTGGTCGAGCTGGGCCTGCCGAAGGACTCCCCCGCCATCCCGTCGGCGTTCTCGTTCTACGACCACGTGCTCGACGCGACCGCCGTCGTCGGTGCGGTGCCCGCCCGGTTCGCCGACCTGGTCGACGCGCAGGGCCGCCTGGACCTCGCCGGGTACTCCACGGTCGCGCGTGGCCGCGGGGACGACCTGCCGCTCGAGATGACCAAGTGGTTCGACACGAACTACCACTACCTGGTCCCCGAGATCGGCCCGGAGACGGCGTTCCGCTACGCGAGCACCCGCCCGGTCGCCGAGTTCACCGAGGCGCTGTCCGAGGGTGTGCTGACCCGCCCCGTGATCGTCGGCCCCGTGACCTACCTGGCGCTGGCCAAGGCCACCGACGGCGCCGGCGAGGGCTTCCTGCCCATCGACCGGCTCGCCGACATCCTCCCCGTGTACGTCGCGCTGCTGCGCGACCTGGCCGCCGCGGGCGCCACCTGGGTGCAGCTCGAGGAGCCCGCGCTGGTCTCCGACTCGATCGACGTGCCCGCCGACCGCCTGCTCGCCGCGGTGACCGAGGCCTACCGCGTGCTGGCCACCGAGCTGACCGCGCCCGAGCGCCCGGCGATCTTCGTCGCCGCTCCGTACGGCGACCTCGGCGCGGCGCTGCCCGTGCTCGCCGCGACCGACGTCGAGGCGATCGGCATCGACCTGGTCCGCGGCGACGTCCCCACGGCCGCCGTGCCCGGCCTGGAGACGAAGACCCTGGTCGCCGGGGTGATCGACGGCCACAACATCTGGCGTGCCGACCTCGACGCCAAGCTGGCGATCCTCGAGCAGCTGGAGAACCTGGGTGCGGCCGCCGTCGCGGTCGGCACGTCCACGTCGCTGTTCCACGTGCCGCACGACACCGCCGACGAGCCGCAGCTCGACCCGACGCTCGTGTCCTGGCTGGCGTTCGCCGACCAGAAGGTCACCGAAGTCGTCACGCTCGCCGAGGGCCTCACCGAGGGCCGCGAGGCGATCCACGAGCAGCTGCTCGCCGCCTCCGACGCCGTCCGTACGCGCGCCACCGCCCCCGGCGTCGTGCGCCCCGAGGTCCGTGACCGCGTCGCCGCACTCGACGAGGACGCGTTCCACCGCGGCGAGTTCGCCGCCCGCAAGGCCGCGCAGGCCGCGCGCCTGAACCTGCCGCCGCTGCCCACGACGACCATCGGCTCGTTCCCGCAGACCCCGGAGATCCGCAAGGCCCGCGCCGCGTTCGGCAAGGGCGAGCTGACCGCCGAGCAGTACGAGGACGAGATGAAGGCGGAGATCCGCCGCGTCGTCGAGCTGCAGGAGAAGATCGGCATCGACGTCCTCGTGCACGGCGAGCCCGAGCGCAACGACATGGTCCAGTACTTCGCGGAGAACCTCGACGGGTTCGCCGTCACCGCCAACGGCTGGGTGCAGTCCTACGGCTCGCGCTGCACGCGTCCGTCGATCCTGTGGGGCGACGTGTCCCGCCCTGCACCCATCACGGTCGCCTGGTCGGAGTACACGCAGTCGCTCACGCAGAAGCCGGTCAAGGGCATGCTCACCGGCCCGGTGACGATCCTCGCGTGGTCGTTCGTGCGCGACGACCAGCCGCTCGGCGCGACCGCCAACCAGGTCGCCCTGGCCCTGCGCGACGAGATCGCCGACCTCGAGGACGCCGGCATCGCCATCGTGCAGGTCGACGAGCCCGCCCTGCGCGAGCTGCTCCCCCTGCGCGAGGCCGACCAGGCCGCCTACCTCGACTGGTCGGTGCGCTCGTTCCGCCTGTCGACCGCCGGGGTCCGTGAGGACACGCAGATCCACACGCACCTGTGCTACTCCGAGTTCGGCGAGATCATCGACGCGATCGACGGTCTCGACGCCGACGTCACCTCGATCGAGGCCGCCCGCTCGAAGATGGAGATCCTCGGCGACATCCACGCCGCCGGCTACCCGCGTGCCGTCGGCCCGGGCGTCTACGACATCCACTCCCCGCGGGTGCCGTCCGAGACCGAGATCACCGAGCTGCTCACCGCGGCCGTCAAGGCGATCGACGTCGACCAGCTCTGGGTCAACCCCGACTGCGGCCTGAAGACCCGCCGCTACGAGGAGGTCACCCCGTCCCTGGAGCGCATCCAGGCGGCGACCCTGGCGGTCCGCGCGACGCTCTGACGCGCACCCGCCCACGACCCGGCGCGCCGCCACCCGAGCAGGGGTGGCGGCGCGTCGTCGTACTGTCGGCACGTGATCGTCGCCCCTGTGCCGAACCCTCTCGACGCGCTCGACCTGGCCACGCTGCGCACCCGCACCTCGGTGAAGTGGCGTGAGTACCCGCCGGACGTGCTGCCCGCCTGGGTCGCCGAGATGGACGTGACCCCGCCGCAGCAGGTGATCGAGGCCGTCACCGCGGCGCTCGTCGCCGGCGACACCGGCTACCCGCACGGCACGGCCACCGCCGAGGCCTTCGCCGGGTTCGCCGCCGACCGGTGGGACTGGAGCGTCGACGTGCCCGCCGTGCGCCCCGTGCCGGACGTGATGGTCGGCGCCACCGAGGTCCTGCGGCTGCACCTGCGGGCCGGCGACACGGTGGTCATCAGCCCGCCCGTGTACCCGCCGTTCACCGCGTTCGGCCGTGCCGCCGGGTTCCTCGTCGAGGCCGCGCACCTCGGCCCCGACGGGCGGCTCGACCTCGTCGCGCTCGACGCCGCGTTCACCCGCGCCCGCAGCGGCGGGCGACGCGCCGCATACCTGCTGTGCAACCCGCACAACCCCACGGGCACGGCGCCCACGCGCGAGGAGCTCGCCGCCCTCGGCGACCTCACTCGCGCGCACGGCGTCCGCATCGTCTCCGACGAGATCCACGGACCCCTCACCCGCCCCGGCACCGGCTACGTCCCCGCCGTGACCGTCGTCCCCGACGCCATCGCCCTCGTGTCGGCCTCCAAGGCGTTCAACCTCGCCGGCCTCAAAGCCGCTCTCGCCGTCCCCGGCCCCGACGCCGTCGACGACCTCGCCCGCCTGCCCGAGACGGTCGGCGACGGGGTCAGCCATCTGGCCCTTGTCGCCCAGACGGCCGCCCTCCGGCACGGCGGCCCGTGGCTCGACGCCCTGCGCGACGGCATCGAGCGCAACAAGCGCGCGTTCGCCGCCGACCTCGCCGACCGCGTCCCCGACGCCCGTTGGCAGCCGACCGAGGCCACCTACTTCGCGTGGGTCGACCTGCGCGACGCCGGCCTGGGTGACGACCCGGCGCACGCCCTGCTGCACCGCGGCCGGCTCGCGGTGAACCCTGGCCGCACGTTCGACGACGCCAGCCCGACGCACGTGCGCATCAACCTGGCGACGAACCGGGACGTCCTGCGCGAGATCGTCAACCGGATCGTCGCCTCTCGCACCTGACACCACCTGGTAGCAATCGGTAGCATCGCGAGATGGCTACCACGCTGCGCCTGCCGCCCGAGCTGCAGGCACGCCTCAAGGAGACCGCTGCACGCGAGCACCGGTCTGAGCACGCGGTGATCGTCGAGGCGATCGAGCGCTACACCGCGGACCGCGACCGACGGCGTGACATCGCCCTCGCCCGCGTCCTCGAGCGGGACCAGGCGATCCTGGACGCCCTCGCGTGAACCTGACGTACCTCGAGCTGCACGACCTGCTGCTCTTCGGTCGCGCGTTCCTGGGCCACGACCCCGAGGTGCGCGACTTCGGACTGCTCGAAGCCGCGCTCGCCCGGCCGCGAGCCACCGTCTTCGGCGACGACGCGTACCCACGCCTCGAGGAGAAGGGCGCAGCGCTGCTCCTGTCACTCGTCGGCAACCACGCGCTCATCGACGGCAACAAACGCCTCGGGTGGGTCTCGACCCTGGTGTTCCTCGAGCTCAACGGCATCGTCGTCGAGGCGCCGCCTGCCGAGGCCGTCGCACTCGTGCTCGCGGTGGCCGCCGGTGAGGTCGCCGACGTCGCGACGGTCGCGGCGCTCCTGCGCGGGTGGGGCCGCCCGCTCGGCTGACGGCAGGTTCACCGCGGGGAAACACCGGGGTCGTACGGTGACGCTCCCTGACGGGACCCGACCCGGGCGTGGCGGAGGTGAGCTGTCGTGACGAGCGTGGACGCCCTGACCGAGCGGTTGCGCGCCGTGGTCGCCGAGCATGCCGCGGACGGCGTCGAGAAGCTGCCGTCGGAACGTGAGCTGGCCGCGCGTCTGGGGGTGTCCCGGGGCACGCTGCGGCTCGGGATCGCCCGGCTGGAGCACGAGGGCCTGGTGTTCCGCTCGCTCGGGCGCACGGGTGGTACCCACCTGCGCCGGGTCGCGGAGGCCGCGCCGATCCACGCACCCCTCTTCGACCTGCGCACCGACCGGCTCG
Coding sequences within:
- a CDS encoding type II toxin-antitoxin system death-on-curing family toxin, giving the protein MNLTYLELHDLLLFGRAFLGHDPEVRDFGLLEAALARPRATVFGDDAYPRLEEKGAALLLSLVGNHALIDGNKRLGWVSTLVFLELNGIVVEAPPAEAVALVLAVAAGEVADVATVAALLRGWGRPLG
- the metE gene encoding 5-methyltetrahydropteroyltriglutamate--homocysteine S-methyltransferase yields the protein MTTSTTPVFPAGSVLGYPRIGPRRELKKAIEAFWAGRSSADEVEAVAADLRRRTRNRLVELGLPKDSPAIPSAFSFYDHVLDATAVVGAVPARFADLVDAQGRLDLAGYSTVARGRGDDLPLEMTKWFDTNYHYLVPEIGPETAFRYASTRPVAEFTEALSEGVLTRPVIVGPVTYLALAKATDGAGEGFLPIDRLADILPVYVALLRDLAAAGATWVQLEEPALVSDSIDVPADRLLAAVTEAYRVLATELTAPERPAIFVAAPYGDLGAALPVLAATDVEAIGIDLVRGDVPTAAVPGLETKTLVAGVIDGHNIWRADLDAKLAILEQLENLGAAAVAVGTSTSLFHVPHDTADEPQLDPTLVSWLAFADQKVTEVVTLAEGLTEGREAIHEQLLAASDAVRTRATAPGVVRPEVRDRVAALDEDAFHRGEFAARKAAQAARLNLPPLPTTTIGSFPQTPEIRKARAAFGKGELTAEQYEDEMKAEIRRVVELQEKIGIDVLVHGEPERNDMVQYFAENLDGFAVTANGWVQSYGSRCTRPSILWGDVSRPAPITVAWSEYTQSLTQKPVKGMLTGPVTILAWSFVRDDQPLGATANQVALALRDEIADLEDAGIAIVQVDEPALRELLPLREADQAAYLDWSVRSFRLSTAGVREDTQIHTHLCYSEFGEIIDAIDGLDADVTSIEAARSKMEILGDIHAAGYPRAVGPGVYDIHSPRVPSETEITELLTAAVKAIDVDQLWVNPDCGLKTRRYEEVTPSLERIQAATLAVRATL
- a CDS encoding ribbon-helix-helix protein, CopG family; the encoded protein is MATTLRLPPELQARLKETAAREHRSEHAVIVEAIERYTADRDRRRDIALARVLERDQAILDALA
- a CDS encoding MalY/PatB family protein, whose protein sequence is MIVAPVPNPLDALDLATLRTRTSVKWREYPPDVLPAWVAEMDVTPPQQVIEAVTAALVAGDTGYPHGTATAEAFAGFAADRWDWSVDVPAVRPVPDVMVGATEVLRLHLRAGDTVVISPPVYPPFTAFGRAAGFLVEAAHLGPDGRLDLVALDAAFTRARSGGRRAAYLLCNPHNPTGTAPTREELAALGDLTRAHGVRIVSDEIHGPLTRPGTGYVPAVTVVPDAIALVSASKAFNLAGLKAALAVPGPDAVDDLARLPETVGDGVSHLALVAQTAALRHGGPWLDALRDGIERNKRAFAADLADRVPDARWQPTEATYFAWVDLRDAGLGDDPAHALLHRGRLAVNPGRTFDDASPTHVRINLATNRDVLREIVNRIVASRT